In Oceaniferula flava, one genomic interval encodes:
- a CDS encoding S8 family peptidase has product MKSKTRTSVLLLGIFILAGVATYLLTRSPEVTDNQPTKEIVSSRPPTSNELPANKPMGRSQNKTATAPNQDALPPFALKNERVLVFKDEEAYRKFLASLKARGLTMLGKSDRLLAVRIGLGRGSSLVGIDGADIAYNYLVTIPTLPQVAAQAGAVGFGQNALSWLGIYVDNSAWGEGVTVAVIDSGVNAHIALDGNITTLDLTELADGTTQLSHGTAVASIISGDHPLTMGVAPASEILSIRVTDASGSANTFTLAEGIMAAADNGAQIINISMGTYADSQLLAEAVLYAQEKGSVIVASSGNEGFDSLAYPAAYEDVISVGAVESQGDHLDFSNSGTDLSITAPGYQVNAAWGEDMLTSFSGTSASAPFVSGAIAATMSNYPDLSAQEAADLVLSVTNDAGLPGTDADYGTGILDVGRVIQNSTSGIYDAAISGQTLVPATSSSSLPTVLVTVQNQGTETLINSPVTITSPSGTEHLNVSSLAPGETQTFEVPISIPASGAAVSVSSSVTITSGDADISNNARSTSYTAETE; this is encoded by the coding sequence ATGAAATCCAAGACTCGCACATCCGTTCTACTACTCGGCATTTTCATTCTTGCGGGGGTTGCTACTTACCTCCTGACCCGCTCTCCCGAAGTCACCGACAATCAGCCTACAAAAGAAATTGTCAGCAGTCGCCCACCCACCAGCAATGAGCTTCCGGCCAACAAACCCATGGGCCGAAGCCAGAATAAGACGGCCACTGCTCCGAACCAAGATGCCCTGCCACCCTTCGCTCTGAAAAATGAACGGGTTCTGGTTTTCAAAGACGAAGAGGCCTACCGGAAATTTCTCGCCAGCCTCAAGGCGCGAGGGTTGACCATGCTAGGAAAATCGGACCGATTACTAGCCGTCCGCATTGGTCTTGGTCGCGGATCCTCGCTCGTTGGCATCGATGGTGCAGACATCGCATATAATTACCTCGTCACTATCCCCACACTCCCTCAAGTAGCGGCCCAAGCTGGAGCCGTAGGCTTTGGCCAGAACGCCCTTTCATGGCTCGGCATCTACGTCGATAACTCAGCTTGGGGAGAAGGTGTTACCGTGGCGGTCATCGACTCCGGTGTGAACGCACACATTGCGCTCGATGGAAACATCACCACTCTCGACCTCACCGAGCTTGCTGATGGCACCACTCAGCTGAGCCACGGCACAGCAGTTGCCTCCATCATCTCCGGCGATCACCCCCTGACCATGGGGGTAGCTCCAGCCTCTGAAATTCTTTCGATCCGCGTGACGGACGCCAGCGGCAGTGCTAACACCTTCACCCTGGCCGAAGGCATCATGGCAGCTGCCGATAATGGAGCCCAAATCATTAACATCTCCATGGGCACTTATGCCGACAGCCAACTTCTGGCCGAGGCGGTGCTTTATGCTCAGGAAAAAGGCTCCGTCATTGTCGCCTCCTCCGGTAACGAGGGATTCGATTCGCTCGCCTACCCAGCCGCCTATGAAGATGTCATCTCAGTCGGTGCAGTTGAAAGCCAAGGCGATCATCTCGATTTCTCCAACAGCGGAACCGACCTCTCCATCACGGCCCCCGGCTACCAAGTGAATGCCGCTTGGGGTGAGGACATGCTGACATCCTTCTCTGGAACCTCGGCCAGTGCTCCATTTGTGAGCGGAGCCATCGCTGCAACGATGTCCAATTACCCGGATCTTAGCGCTCAAGAAGCTGCCGACCTCGTGCTCAGCGTCACGAACGACGCCGGGCTGCCCGGCACTGACGCCGACTACGGCACAGGCATCTTGGACGTTGGTCGGGTGATCCAAAATAGCACGTCCGGAATTTACGATGCCGCGATCAGTGGCCAGACACTGGTGCCGGCCACCTCGTCCAGCTCATTGCCCACCGTGCTTGTTACAGTTCAAAATCAAGGCACAGAAACCCTCATCAACAGCCCCGTCACCATCACCAGCCCCAGTGGAACCGAACACTTGAACGTCAGCAGCCTGGCCCCCGGTGAAACCCAGACCTTTGAGGTCCCCATTTCCATCCCTGCCAGTGGTGCAGCAGTCTCGGTTAGCTCATCAGTCACCATCACCTCAGGCGATGCCGACATCAGCAACAATGCCCGTAGCACCAGCTACACGGCAGAGACGGAGTAG
- a CDS encoding cell division protein FtsZ → MISYERDPQQTIPESSVKIIGLGGAGGNMLDRAALDGMTGAEMLCVNTDMRTLASSVAGDKIQIGRNLTKGLGAGGDPELGLKAAQESEQEIRDALRDRKMVFLCVGLGGGTGSGAAPLICRIAREEGAFVVVFATMPFSFEGARRRDQAETALNELAVLSNALVTFDNGRMGELVLAKQGIHEAFAAADRMISESIKAVTRLVVRPGLINVGLDDLMTALNTTRSRCLFGSGIATGENRSQAALENSLTSPLLDKGSLLGDATTVLVHICGGESLTLYEVELLMQGLAKHVPSTAHILFGAAVDPSMGDSLSVTLVSALPENKLNPESQSVSEQKCPTEPVSQSDEEKAVAAAVAAASLIDTSEDEEIMEPSEGFSPAEEEPEAEVEMSEDPFFAAPIKPSNPFAEADDEEDYDEAADVPVIGDVFEKEEKEVASVEPVEELEPVSDPSQETEEVAEFEALDDLEDLNGADESAPQDEVFSGMEPINEEPISQMPPKRPGKTPAQPELELDGGPKGKFEGESPNFHEGEDLDIPPFLRKRRR, encoded by the coding sequence ATGATTTCCTACGAACGCGATCCGCAGCAGACCATTCCTGAATCTTCCGTTAAAATCATTGGCCTCGGTGGGGCTGGTGGCAACATGTTGGACCGCGCTGCACTCGATGGCATGACTGGGGCGGAAATGCTCTGCGTCAACACAGACATGCGGACACTTGCCAGTTCTGTGGCAGGTGATAAAATTCAAATCGGCCGGAACCTGACCAAGGGGCTGGGCGCTGGGGGAGACCCTGAACTTGGCTTGAAAGCGGCTCAGGAGTCCGAGCAGGAAATCCGCGACGCCCTGCGCGATCGGAAAATGGTTTTCTTATGTGTCGGTCTCGGCGGCGGCACGGGCTCAGGTGCAGCCCCTCTAATCTGCCGTATTGCCCGTGAAGAGGGCGCTTTTGTGGTGGTTTTTGCCACCATGCCATTTTCCTTCGAAGGGGCGCGCCGCCGTGACCAGGCTGAAACAGCCCTGAACGAACTCGCCGTTCTTTCTAACGCTCTGGTGACCTTTGACAATGGCCGGATGGGTGAGTTGGTGCTGGCGAAGCAAGGCATCCACGAGGCCTTTGCCGCAGCGGATCGAATGATCTCGGAGTCGATCAAGGCTGTCACCCGACTTGTGGTGCGTCCCGGACTGATCAATGTGGGCTTGGACGATTTGATGACCGCTCTCAACACAACACGCTCGCGTTGTTTGTTCGGTTCGGGCATCGCAACCGGAGAGAACCGCTCGCAAGCTGCGCTCGAGAACTCTCTGACCAGCCCTTTGCTCGATAAGGGGAGCTTGTTAGGCGATGCTACCACCGTGCTGGTTCATATCTGTGGTGGAGAAAGCCTCACCCTCTACGAGGTGGAGCTGCTCATGCAAGGACTGGCCAAACACGTGCCGTCCACAGCGCACATCTTATTCGGAGCTGCTGTCGACCCCAGCATGGGCGACAGCCTGAGCGTAACTTTGGTGAGTGCTTTGCCAGAAAATAAACTCAACCCGGAAAGCCAGTCAGTTTCGGAGCAGAAATGTCCTACGGAGCCGGTCTCCCAAAGCGATGAGGAGAAAGCCGTGGCTGCCGCTGTAGCCGCCGCCTCATTGATCGATACCTCCGAGGACGAGGAAATCATGGAACCTTCGGAGGGCTTTAGCCCTGCAGAAGAGGAGCCAGAAGCTGAGGTCGAGATGAGCGAAGACCCTTTCTTTGCCGCACCGATCAAACCCAGCAATCCTTTCGCTGAGGCTGATGATGAGGAAGATTACGACGAAGCTGCCGACGTTCCGGTCATCGGCGATGTTTTTGAAAAGGAAGAAAAGGAGGTAGCCAGCGTGGAGCCTGTCGAGGAACTGGAGCCCGTCTCCGATCCCAGTCAAGAAACAGAGGAAGTGGCGGAGTTTGAAGCATTGGATGATCTGGAAGACTTGAATGGCGCGGATGAGTCCGCTCCACAGGATGAAGTATTCTCCGGAATGGAGCCGATCAACGAAGAGCCCATCTCACAGATGCCGCCTAAACGGCCGGGGAAAACGCCAGCTCAGCCAGAATTGGAGCTCGATGGTGGGCCCAAAGGTAAATTTGAGGGTGAAAGCCCGAATTTCCACGAAGGTGAAGATTTGGATATCCCTCCTTTCCTCCGCAAGAGGCGGCGTTAA